The genomic window TGCCGCAAAGCGCCAGAGGGGAGACGGCGACAGCGCGCAAGACGCTGCGCGAGCCAGGATCGCCAGCCTCGGATCTCCGCACCCTCCCACTGCTTAAACAGGCGCGCAAGGGCGGGGAGTGGCCGGAGAACGAGCACGCACCGACTCGCGCTGCATCACATCACGCCAACGCACTCGCACAGCAGGGCTCGGCCCCTGGCGGCCAGCTACAAGCTCCCGCGCCGCCCACAATACACAGAGGCCCAGCCACTGGCACACTAGCGCATGCCGGGTGTCTCCAGGGCACCCGCGCCCGTAGCGCCGCGTGTCCGCCTGCTGCTCGGAGGAAGGGCCGAGCGGtacggcgctgcaggcatatgcggcggcacgtgcgcggcTGCGGTGAGCGAGTCATGGGCACGCGCTATGTGTGCCTCTCGGCCATCCCGGGACGAGACGAGCGCTCCCCGTGGCCGCatgagggggaggtgggaggCATGTGCGCTGTTGCGCGGGTACTGAGTAGCCGATGCcatgaagggaggggggccagGAAGGTGGGCGAGTGGGGGTTGTGTGAGGCGAGGGGTGCGCTGCACGCGTTGCCTTGCTTGCTTTCGGCTGTGGCGGTAggcggcgtgcgtgtgtgtgtggggagggatTGGTGCGCTTCGGTGATGGCGGCCAGCGCTCCCCGGTGGCGAGGCAGCTGTGCTCGCAATTGGCGTTCTCGGCCTCCGCTTGTTTGCGACTCGCTGGACTGCGTGCGGGCGCGCGTCTCAGGCGCCGCCTTGCGCTCCCAAtgcgctgcggaggagaggaaagcggaGGCACAGGGAGAGGTGCGCCTGGGGCCGCTGGCGCTCGACACCGCCCTGAGcgcagagaggcgagagaggagcaggtgCCTGCATGCGCTCGCCCTCACCGCAGTGGCATACACTCGTGTACACGCCGCCGCATGCGTACCAAAGCACGGATcgtgggtgggggagatCCACGGGGGAGGTGTgaggcgggagggggaggggcagggaAAGGCCCgttgccccctcctccacgccaaCGCTCGGGGTGGGGTGATttgtgcggcgctgcttaATGAGGCCCTTTCAATGCACACGTGCTGCCATACAACACGAGTCCAAGTCCACTCTGCCCGGCCTGTCGCGGGCGCATCGCGTCGTGCGAAGCGGCACTAGACACGCGTTACACCACTGCGCCGACTCAGGCACCTGAGCACGGCCGCTGCCTCAAACACCACCCATCCGCCTTGCAGTtcgccccacagccgctcccgcTGTGCCGGCCACCACCTGGTGCGTCACttgcggtggcgcaggcccCCCGCGCCAGTGGGCAGTGGGGCCCGATGGGACACGTTCGAGCCGCACTGCCACTCTGCCCATCCAATGGATGGCGCAGACGTCctcactgccgcaggccgcGCCGTCGAGGACATGAGCGCCGGCATCCCTAGCGATCCGTTGCTCTGACCTCGTTGCGTCGTAGGTGCCTCACCCTCtcaccgccagaagtggctcggcgctgccagggagagggaggctgCTTGGCTCACCCACAGAGTGGGGCACTGGACCCCGAAGACTACGCAATGAGGTGTGTGTCCCCTCGGCATCGAGGCATCACAGAATTAAAGAAGAGTATACGTgtgaaggagggaaggagcgGGAGGCATTAACGACGAATTTGAGTCGTCACGGAGTGATGCCCTTACCGAAGTGTAGAGGAAGCTGAACCTGCATGGATGTCCttcggggagggggggggctagTGGGAAGGAAAGTGAGAGCAGGAGTTGAAGGATgaaaggagagcaaaagaaagagagacccGTAGAGAACGAGGGGAGCAGGACACCATCACTGAAGAAAACGAAGCTCGATACAATTGGATGGGGAGGGCAGCTGCATACTTCGGCCTAGTACGTGTGGGGGAGATGGCGCAGGCAGAGTagaagagggtgggggacGGGGGTCGGCCTtcactgtgtgcgtgtgcatgtcttttttttgttgttttccGCTTGCCTCCTTTgagttgcgcagcagcgtttCCTGCGTGTCGAAGAGGGGGTCCCACAAAAAAATGACATGCGTCCAACGGTGatggacagcagcagaggagagggaaaataCTGagcaccctcccccccagagagagagagagagagttgtACGTGCAGAAGAGCACAGGGGGAGGCACGATCAAAAAGCGCTCCTGGGCAGCGAGAAGGTTTACCTAGGGAAAAACATAGTACACActgaaagggggaggaaaagatAGCGAGGGCCTCGTGAAGCAAGCGGACATGCCTCCCTttccagagagagagacacacacacacgcacgccagcAAAGAGGTACCGGAAGGGAGAACAGAATAGACTGAGTTAACTGCTCAGCTGCAGTGATTACGGTTTGCAAAGTGGATCAAGTCAGACGTGAAACAACAGAGAAGTGTAGGGATGTGCAGTATCGAGAGAGTTAGACTCCTTTCCTtaatccccccccctctctcctcctgtgGTCGTACGCACATCTGTCTCTCATACACAGTGAGCCGGGGACACATTGTCGACGAGACTGGCGCCAACAGGTTGCCAACACGAGTGAAACGAGAAATGAAAAACACCAGACGCCACGCTGTACACTGACAAAGCGGCGATGCGCACATAGAAATTGAGAAGGAACAGTTCATCCACGACTTCTCCACGCTGGCCTATATTGCTTTCCAAGACGCTACCACACCCCAGGCACAGGCCACATGACGTGGACGTCATGTAGATGGAAGAAACGCTTGCGAGCTGGTCCAGTGACACTTTCTACTCGACTCTCGAGGGACGTGTTTTGCGTACCAGCCCATAAAACTCACGACTTCAATCACATGTATCATCGTCGGAAGTAGAGACAGCCAATTCGTCTTCCTCCAATGTGAGCCcagcctgcagcagcatTTCCTTGCTCGTCTCCCGTACTTCCATCGCAGTGGGGCGCTCGGAAGGGTCAAGTGAGAGGCAACGTATGATGGATTCCACTACATGTCTGCTGTAGTTGTCGACCACATCCGAACCTCTCAGGAGATCTACATTCACTACGACACGGCCCTGCACCAGCGCATCGCTGAACGGCTTCCCGCCAGCCTTCATTAGCTCTGCGAGCTCTGCTGAAGTCCCGAACGACTGGCCGTCCTCGCAGGTGGCCCACTTCCAGCAGGGCTCCTTTGTCAATGCCTCGACAGTCGAGAGTCCAAAGCAAAACATGTCACACTGCGGAGTGGGCAGAGCGCCAGTGGCCATTCGTGGACTTATGTAGCACGTTTGATGTACGTAGAAGAGCTCGCATGCCGCTTTCCTGTCACCTGAGTGCCCAGTTAAGCGGCACTTGCCATCCGCGCTAACGAGGACGTTGTCGAGGCAcacgccgccgtgcgcgatTCCCCGCTCGTGTAAATACGACAGAGCGGTGAGGGCGTGAAGACCGAAGCGGTTGATGGTCACCGCCTTTACACGTGGATAGCGGAAAATGAGCTCACGCAGTGTGCCGCCAGGGCTGAACTCCCAGATAGACATCATTCCACCCTCGATTGACTCTGAGAAGCCAAGACAGAGCAGAAGGTTTggatggcgcagctgctggtgcttctCGAACAACCGTCGCGCCGCAGCTTCTTGGCATGAGCTGGGAACGAAGATGGGGGTAGCGCTGCGCAGTGTGTCCGACATGGGACCCAGTGGCGCATCACGAATGGCTTTGGCTACAACAGGATGAACCTCACGATACATCAGGTAGCTAACGGAGCATAGCGCTCCAGCAGAGCCCAGCGCCAATACTCGTTTCTGCCACATAGATACTGGGGTGGACTTGATGTCGCCTCGGCGACGCGCAAGATGCCATTGCAGCCCATGCTGGTCCCGTATCCACGCAGGCATCGAGGGCACCACAGAACGGAAGGTGCTGGTGCCGTCTGGCATAGCTAATACATAGCGCTCCCGCACATCAGGAAACCGCTGCCGCGATGTCAGCGAGGGGCCGGTgcacttctcttccctcgGGCGGACCTTCTGAGGCACGCCCGCGTCCCCTTCAGCGTGCAGAGGTGCGCGCTGGCACTGCGCGCCGGTCTCGCTGCCCGGCGGCTTGGTGTCGCGTAGCACTGCGTCGATTCCGAGCGGACAGAGGCGCGCCTTGCACAGCGGCTCCGTGATGCGCCACCGCACGCGGTGCTCGCACTCGCGCACCAGCCGCACCACCTGCTCCGACACGGCGCCGCccgtcgcggcgctggcagccgCCTCGCGACGCATGCTCGGCGAAAAGTTGAAGTTGATGAAATGCGGGAGGACCTTTCGCTGAATCTACATCGAGTGTGCATCGATGCACTGAGTACCAGCAGCGTAGTAATCGGCCAGCTTGAGCACCGCGCAGCTACTGTACCTACTCAAGATGGTAGTAGGAACGATATGTGCGCTATATGGTTGCTTGGCAGGCGTTGTCAGAATCAACGAGAGCATGCCTGCCATCGGGTACACAGATTAGGTGTTTTAGAGGGTGTAGCTGTTGGGAATAGGCCCGCTGACGTGCTTTGTGGCTCAATGACGACGTCTCTGTTTAGGCAGTTGACGGCCCCTCGCAGCTGGGCTTGACGTCACCACGAGCCCCTCCAAATTGGTTGCCTTTGACGAACTCGTCCAGGGCTGCAGAGAGTTGCTCGCGCCCcttccagcagcagcgccataGCCTGTCAACGACAAAGGGGCGTgaccgctgctgctattTGGCGTGTACGCTCTGCACCCTCCTCGTAGCGCCCCACGGACGCCTCTACACGTTCAACATGAGGGGTGTGCCAGCTGTCTATCCCTTCTACCCACACGCGCTTGCGCggccgaggaggcgagaAAGCCCTAGACGAGAAATATAGCGCAGA from Leishmania braziliensis MHOM/BR/75/M2904 complete genome, chromosome 31 includes these protein-coding regions:
- a CDS encoding protein kinase-like protein; the encoded protein is MRREAAASAATGGAVSEQVVRLVRECEHRVRWRITEPLCKARLCPLGIDAVLRDTKPPGSETGAQCQRAPLHAEGDAGVPQKVRPREEKCTGPSLTSRQRFPDVRERYVLAMPDGTSTFRSVVPSMPAWIRDQHGLQWHLARRRGDIKSTPVSMWQKRVLALGSAGALCSVSYLMYREVHPVVAKAIRDAPLGPMSDTLRSATPIFVPSSCQEAAARRLFEKHQQLRHPNLLLCLGFSESIEGGMMSIWEFSPGGTLRELIFRYPRVKAVTINRFGLHALTALSYLHERGIAHGGVCLDNVLVSADGKCRLTGHSGDRKAACELFYVHQTCYISPRMATGALPTPQCDMFCFGLSTVEALTKEPCWKWATCEDGQSFGTSAELAELMKAGGKPFSDALVQGRVVVNVDLLRGSDVVDNYSRHVVESIIRCLSLDPSERPTAMEVRETSKEMLLQAGLTLEEDELAVSTSDDDTCD